A stretch of DNA from Cannabis sativa cultivar Pink pepper isolate KNU-18-1 chromosome X, ASM2916894v1, whole genome shotgun sequence:
GTCTTTACATAAATTCATATTTTTCAGGTAATGTCAAATTTACTTTACTTCTATGGCATGTGTGGAATGGTAAAGGAGTTATTGCTCAAGCGGTATTTTAGCAAGGTTGGTCTTCTATTATCAATATATGTACCTTTATATATATCCGAAATCGAATCAGATCAAGAAATGTTTGGATTTTAAATTTCTGATGGCAGGACATTCGTGGTTGTGCTCAAGTGCCAGGGTCGGATGTTGTTCAGGCTTGCAGAAGAGTAAGCCTTCTAGCTTTGTTAGTTGCACTAATGGTATGTTTGGTTGGAAGAAATGGAAATAcaagaataggaatggaatagcCTTTTCATTCATTATGAAATTAGATTCTATTCTATTACCTCTAACCAAACACGGCCTAAAGGTGTCAAATTATCTGATGTGAACAAATTTTCTAATCTTTTTTTGGTTCCTAACAGTCGCTCGAGGAGAGGCAAAGTTTAAACGTTTGGCGTTTACTTGAAGCAATTAACGGGTAAAACTTGTTTCCATTTTTCTCCAAATCTCTTTAACAATCAAAATTCTTGATAGTATTGGCCAGTCACTATTAGTTTTGAGCTTATTTTTCTCTACAAATTTGCAGGAGACCCGACATTACAGATGGCCTGCGAAAACTACAATGTCGTTCGCTAATCTTCGTTGGTGACAACTCTCCATTCCATGCTGAGGCGCTTTACATGACATCGAAGCTAGACAGACGGTATAGCGCGTTGGTTGAGGTACGTAAAGTAAACCTCAGCTTTCTCTGCTGTAACCGAAGCTATGATCATGTCATAATTTAACTGTTTTTCCAACAGGTTCAGTCTTGCGGGTCGATGGTGACAGAGGAGCAGCCTCATGCCATGATGATACCGTTGGAGTATTTCTTGATGGGGTATGGCTTGTATAAAGTTTCTTCTCAGTTGAATGTCAGCCCGAGAAGCCCGTTGAGCCCGTTGTGTATTTCTCCAGAGCTTCTTTCCCCAGAAAGCATGGGATTGAAGCTGAAACCGATCAAAACTCGGATTTCGCTTCAtgtttgatgatgatgatggaagTTGGCGAGCTCGGTTTTTTTTGTAATCTGTAAGTTGTTAAGAGCTTTGTATATGCTGATTTGTTAAGAATGATTATTTAGGGAGTTTGTAGATATgaaagagagtgagagagagagagagaggaaaatacAAGGAGGGAGAAAAGAAAGGAAAGGTGTTAggaagaaaaaacaaaacaaagctaaatattttaattctttcatttgtaaccatatatatatgaaaaatgcTAGGTGAGAGAGGAGAGCTTTGTTTGTAAAAATCCTTGGATGGAAGGAActataataatataacaatgACAAAGTAAAGaataaagaataataataacaaaagaaTGTGTACACAttcttataattatattatattatattttattattattcactGTGTTTTGAAATCAATTggtgaaagaaaaatattaagggGTACTCTATCTTGTGGTGCCAAGTATTAATATCGATtctcatatattttaatttaataaataatataaaaatttaataaccaCTCTTAACGTAACACATCAGTGGTGTTGAGCaccataaaaattatataagttTCTTAAATTCGCAAAACTTAGTACCTTTTGGGAAAAATAAAGAAGATTGTTTGATTTGTCATCAGCTCTTAATTCTTTTTACCATGCCAATCCCAAGAAGTAGATATGAAGTCGGCATCGCGGCTTTCACGAGTTTAACATAATGCATCTTTAAGCTTGTTGGGCCTAAATCGTAACACTTACACTCCTGTCAAAATATCATTTTTGTGGGTTTGGGAGCAAGTGGAGATATGTgttatactaaatttaaaacaaaaaaattggaaCGAATTACCGAAAGAAGATTCTAGCAGAATTGCGGATTATGTCGCtttctttaagatattttgcgGTTCTGCCCAAAATGTGCACGACAGTCTAGCAACCACGGCATTCTCAGGATAAAACAACCTCTGTATACGATATGTTCTGCACTGAATGATATCGCTTGATTACAccctaaattattattttgggaaaaatcgtaaagaagaagagaattgtttttgttgttgaaACGATGTATTCTTCCGTTGTTCTGATACGACTTATATAAATAAGTTGGATCATGGTAGAAAAAAGCAGATCAttgattgattattttttattatttcatttaacgttaaaaataattaattaacaaataaattaaaaatatttatttaattaattaaataatttttcttttaaaaaataattgacacCTCACCCGCCCGCCAGCCTAACCCAGATGGCAATGACACGAGTGTGTGGTGGTAGAGTGTGTGAGTTTTCAACCATGCGCACAAAATTAGGTACCCTTTGGAGCCCCAACCCTCTATATACGCTATGTTCTGCACCGAACGATATCGTTCAATTACAGCCTAAATTATTACTCTGAGAAAAATCATAAGGAAGAAGAGaattgtttttgttgttgaaACGATGTATTTTTCCGCTATTTTGATACAAACTTATATAGAGAAGTCGATCCAATATTAAACGATAAGAAAACGGTAATATAATCGTGGAAAAGTTAGATCATGGTAGAGAAAAACAGATCATTGACTGATTGCTTTTTACTAATTCATTTAacgttaaaataattaattaacaaataaataaaaaatatttatttatttaattaaataatttttctttaaaaaaataagtgaCACCTCATTCGCCCGCCTAACTCGGTCAGACGGCGACGCGCACGTGTGTGGTGGTCCAGTGTGTGAGTTCTTACCACCCATGCACACAAAATTGGGTACCTCTTGGGGTCCAAACACAAGTGCTAAACTTGTACATTATATACACTTTTAATGAAGTGTTTCTCACCCATATAAGACTCCATTCACTCACATACTTCACTTTTAACTTTTATGAAATTTCACACAGCTCCAAAAGTATGAGGTTCCTACTTACTCCTTTCACGGGTGGTAATATATGGGTTTGAGCTCATTGCCTATTCTTGGGTTAACAACAATAATTTTTAATCTTTGATAAATGGATAGTAAAAGTTAATGAGTattgattttattgtttttttttttttgaataaaattaggAAATTTATTAATGAATAAACTCATTCAAGAGAAAAGGTACATTAATaatgaattagaaaattttgtttATTGATATCTATTTTTTCCataaatagatatataaaataatataactttATTGATATAGTCTTAGTAAGGGATGGTGACTTTAAAAAGGTTATGAAGTGGAGTGCTATAATTCAGTTGTTAGAGCACCTCCAAGGAGGCagcaaaaaatcaaaaatggagTAGTTAATGCTCCAAGGAGGCACCATCATCCACTGCAAAATGCATTTATATCTACAGTGCACGGCTTATATGCCGTGCACTGTAGCcactgcatatatatatatatttttttttttagtttttttaataatttaattaatatttatatatatttatattattatatttgtaaaattaagaattattttttgggaaattttttaatacacATTTTTAAAAGTGATGTACGAATCTACTCCTATTTATTTCGGCACCCGAGAaacttttttagtctattttttttatatagtagtgtatattataattatttaagacatcctgtaaaatttaaaaaaatttagaaaaatttaataagcCGAAAATAGAGCACTTCTTTAAAAGTGGTGCACTGATTTACTCCTACCTGTTTCGGCATTTGGGAGACTcgtttagtcttttttttttatggtcgtgtacattatagttatttaaaacatcttgcaaaattttaaaaaatttaaaaaaat
This window harbors:
- the LOC115707271 gene encoding protein NDL2 — encoded protein: MADSSDSVSVDMDGVSLAGKEHLIKTCHGVVSVTVIGDQDKPALVTYPDLALNYVSCFQGLFFCPEACSLLLHNFCIYHISPPGHELGAETISSDDPLLSADDLVDQIADVLNYFGLGAVMCMGVTAGAYIITLFALKYRHRVLGLILISPLCKAPSWTEWLLNKVMSNLLYFYGMCGMVKELLLKRYFSKDIRGCAQVPGSDVVQACRRSLEERQSLNVWRLLEAINGRPDITDGLRKLQCRSLIFVGDNSPFHAEALYMTSKLDRRYSALVEVQSCGSMVTEEQPHAMMIPLEYFLMGYGLYKVSSQLNVSPRSPLSPLCISPELLSPESMGLKLKPIKTRISLHV